Proteins from one Hyperolius riggenbachi isolate aHypRig1 chromosome 4, aHypRig1.pri, whole genome shotgun sequence genomic window:
- the RHOB gene encoding rho-related GTP-binding protein RhoB, producing MAAIRKKLVVVGDGACGKTCLLIVFSKDEFPEVYVPTVFENYVADIEVDVKQVELALWDTAGQEDYDRLRPLSYPDTDVILMCFSVDSPDSLENIPEKWVPEVKHFCPNVPIILVANKKDLRNDEHVRNELARMKQEPVRIEDGRAMAVRISAYEYLECSAKTKEGVREVFETATRAALQKRHGSSGECMSCCKLL from the coding sequence ATGGCAGCGATCCGCAAGAAGCTGGTGGTGGTCGGGGACGGGGCGTGCGGCAAGACCTGCCTGCTGATCGTCTTCAGCAAGGACGAGTTCCCGGAGGTCTACGTGCCCACCGTCTTCGAGAACTACGTGGCCGACATCGAGGTGGACGTCAAGCAGGTGGAGCTGGCCCTGTGGGACACGGCGGGCCAGGAGGACTACGACCGCCTACGGCCCCTCTCCTACCCCGACACCGACGTCATCCTCATGTGCTTCTCCGTGGACAGCCCGGACTCGCTGGAGAACATCCCGGAGAAGTGGGTGCCCGAGGTCAAGCACTTCTGCCCCAACGTGCCCATCATCCTGGTGGCCAACAAGAAGGACCTGCGCAACGACGAGCACGTCCGCAACGAGCTGGCCCGCATGAAGCAGGAGCCCGTCCGCATCGAGGACGGCAGGGCCATGGCCGTCCGCATCTCCGCCTACGAGTACCTGGAGTGCTCGGCCAAGACGAAAGAAGGCGTGCGGGAGGTGTTCGAGACGGCCACCAGGGCGGCGCTGCAGAAGCGCCACGGCTCCAGCGGGGAGTGCATGAGCTGCTGCAAACTGCTCTGA